The following DNA comes from Papaver somniferum cultivar HN1 chromosome 4, ASM357369v1, whole genome shotgun sequence.
CTCTCTCAACATCAGAAACCAACTAAAACCAGCCTTGCCATCGGGTTATTGGGGCAATAGTTGTGTAACAATGTACGTGCAACTAACAGTTCAAGAACTACTTCAACAACCGATTTGGGAAACAGCGGAATTTATTAGGAAAAGCAAACGGAACGCAACCGATGAGTACGTGAGATCGTTTATTGATTTTCAGGAGTTACATTATACAGAAGGGATTACGGCAGGGAAAGGTGTTGGTGGATTCACTGATTGGAGACATTTAGGCCATTCAACAATGGATTTTGGATGGGTAGTCCGGTGACGGTGTTACCACTATCTAGGAACTTACTCGGAAGTTCTGAACCTTGTTTCTTCTTGCCGTACTCATTGGCAGTCCGTGGAGGTAAGAAAGATGGATTTAAGGTTTTAGTGTCTTTGCCTGAGACAGCCATCGCTGGTTTCAGAGTTGAAATGGAGAGGTTTGAAAGTAAATTATGAGAAGTTGATAAATCAAGTACCTTTTGAATCATCACAAATAaagcatgatttataaagggataCCAACATTACTAAGTGTTGATACCGTTTCATATAGGATAAAAAGATTCCACCGATCTTGACCGTTGGATCAATGAAATGGTATCAATACTTAGAAATGCTGGTATTtcctttataaatcatgaaatAAAGGGAggattgttttaatctttctttcaaccattttaatctcaatttttaaaaataagaTTACCTATAGATGAGCAGAAGTAAGCTTGTAAAAAATAAGAGCAAGCACTAAAGATTGTTGTCttttagtaattttttttcttctcttgtgGCTGAATCAAAAGCACATGTAAACAAGGAGTTCGAAGGCTGTAACATGCAAGATATTGAGAACCTTGGGACTTGGGAATATAGACAATAAGATGAAGTCCAAAAAACTAGGAGTGTGTGTGGATTCCAAACATCAACAATGTTTTATGATTGTTGTTGGAGTAGCAATTTGCCTCGGCTACTGTAATGTTTGGTTGCATGTGACTCAGTCTGAATATAAGTTAACCCCTGACTCGTTGCGAGTTAGATGTCACATCGTTTGTTTTCAATTAAGTAAGATTTGACTCGATTTCTGACTCAGACCTGTCAAGTAACAAAATACTTCTGATTCATGAGATCAAATCACTGACTCacattttttgagtcagatctgacttaaacaaacatattgaatcagatctgactcaaatcaagtgatttcagtcagatccaaacgactcagatccagatgactcagatgagACAAGAGTAAACAAACAAGATAAAATATCCCTCACTACTAGAGCAGTATCCAAGCAATTTAGGACTCTTGTATCATCCATGCAATGTTTTGAATGTGGTACCGCTGCAATTTAGAAAATCAATCAACAACAGATTTACCATTTAGtccatgtcaaaaaaaaaaataaaaaaaatgtttccaGTTCTTGCATTTAAGGAAAAACGAAAAAGGTCCAGAACCCTTTGATTCACATCCTTTTTCAGGTTTACCCTCAAACGGCAGGTGGTTTCCTTTCTAAGCAGCCGGAACTGGGTGTCTATAAGCTTAATTTGACAATCGCCGAAGGCCTTAGACAAATTTGCGGACGGCCACGACAGTTGTAAAGTTTTATTTACACGTGCCGCACGAACACATTCATTATAAACCGTTGGATGAACACTTGGTAAAAAGTTGGTTTCCTAATCTCTCGTTCAGTATCAAGCACACTTCTCCTGCTTCTCTCTCTTCCCCCCTCCCTCCCTCACTCCCTGTAAAACTCCACTACTAATATTTAGGGTTCGAAATCCCCGCCAAACCACTCCCACTGAAATCCCAACACTTTTATTTTGATCCCATCTACTTCAATAATGGCGTTAGAAGAAGATCAATCAAAATCTCCAGCAGTAAAATCAACTCCAAACGAACCTAATAAATCAATTTCTCCAGCTAAAAAATCTTCATCAATAAAAGAATTCATTCTCTCTGTTGCTGGAAAACTCTCTGCTCAACCACTCCAGAATGCTGATGCTGGTGTCTGGGGTATTCTTACTGCCATCTCTACTAATGCTCGTAAACGTTCTCAGgtttgtttttaaaattttaaaccattttctaaaccctagttaattaattttaatttaagaGCTTAAATTGATTGAAATTATGTGGAGGAAACAGGGTATAAATATTCTATTGACGGAGGATGAACATCGAATTGGTCGAGTAGTAGAGGATGTGCGGTTTAGGATTGAGTCGAATGCTGTTAGTGCATGTCATTGTAAAATTTATCGAAGAAAGAACTCGAATGAAGACGTGGAGGAGGCTTGTTCGTCGTCTGTGTTTTTGAAAGATACTAGGTTGGTTGTTGGGGTGTTGGTTTGTGAATAATTACTTTAGATTAATTGATTGTGGTGAGATTTTTAATGGcattgtgttgttgttgttgcagtacTAATGGTACATATTTGAATTGGGAAAAGTTGAGTAAAAGTAGTCCAGAAACCTTACTTCAAAATGGAGACATTGTGTCTTTTGCTGCGGCTCCTCAACATGGTAAGGAGCTTGATCTTTTGTGGTGATTTTGATCGTTAAGATTTGTGTTTGTTTTCAGCTGCAATTCACACTAGACTCAGTATTCATACTTATTTTTGTCTGAATTTTCCTGTGTATGGTTTACAGCACAAGCTTACGCATTTGTATATCGAGAAGTTGTCAACTGTACACCATTGGGGGAGGATAGTGCAACTCTCAAAAGAAAAgcaggtatttttttttttgataggataGAAAAAGAAAAGCAGGTATGATAACAACATTGTTTGTAGAAATGAGCCTTTTGGTTCAATTTAATTTGTTGTTTCTAATTTAACAAATATATCTTGCATTGCTTCTTTGAATTTTGCGTTTGGTGATATAACTGAAATCATACTTATTTTTAAAAACATACCATATGGCTGTTAGTTTTCTGGGTACTGTTAATTTTGTGGAACTGCACCTTAAAAAACTTTTCCGCCAAGTTTTAGTAAAATTCTGTCCTATGTATGGTCTGAACATTGATTGTTCTGTATCCTTTGTTTGTTGTTTGGATTTTAGCTTAAGCTTCTTTGGTGTGCTTTGTTACTACTGATCCTTATCTTTTTACTTAAAGAGGAATTTGGTGGTGAAAGCAAGAGGTTAAAAGGTATTGGCGTCGGGGCACCTGAGGGTCCTATTTCTTTGGATGATGTTAGAAGCCTTCAAAAATCTAATACGGTATCTCAAATTCTAATGTTGAAGCCTTCAAATACTCACTTCTGTTTGAAAAGCATGACTGTCTCCTTATGTGTTTTACGTAATTATAAATGTTTAGGATCTGAGGAAGCAGTTGGAATCCCATGTACTCAGCATTGAAGAGTTGCGGAATGAAAATCGGGTGGCTGTTGCTCGTCATGAACAGGTATCttttatttgatgaattgttttcCTTCAAGTATTCCTTTAGGTCATCTTTATGTGGGCCCGCATCGGGTAACATGATGCGAACCGTGTAACGGTGCAAGCTGATATAATTACATAGGTCAATCGGCCCAATCCACCAAAGCGGACATTTTGTTGCCTTCAAATCTGTTTGTTCATATCAAGTTTACATCTCCAACAGATTCCTCTGGGTTGGAAATTTGGCTGATAATCTAATTTGTTTTTCCGAGTTAACCTGATTTTATGCATGTTTGATTGTCAATTATTCATCTTGTTAATAAGTGCTCATCACTGTTTTGTAGGagatgaaagaagtaaaagaATCCGTATCTCAATCATTTGTTAATGACCTTAAGGACTTGCGCAAGAAATTGGAGGTTCAGCAGACGGAACTAACTGAAATTAGCATACTTTCAGCTGAGCGGCAAGAAGCTATTGAGGACCTCAACGAAAGACTTAGTTCATCTACGCAGTCACGTACTGAGGCTACTGAAATAATCAATAGGTAAGCAAGGAATTTCATGTTATTTTACGTATCTTGATAGAGATTAATATGTAAATTGTATAGGCCTAGATGTGGAGATGGATTAGTGTTCTTCATTTATCAATGTCCGAGAATGAGTAAATATTAGTAAATGCATGTTTTACCAGAACTGATAAACAAGGAATTTCGTATtattttatgtatcttggtagaGATTTCATGTGTAAATTGTATAGGTCAAGATGTGGAGATAGATTAGTGTTCTTCTTTTTTTAATGTCTGAGAATGAGTAAATATAAGTAAATGCATGTTTTACCAGATCTGGTAGACAAACGTCATGCTCCCATATCTTATCTGTATTTTCATGGCGTGTAACTAAAATGGGGTAAGTTTGTGTCATTATAGTCAAAAGGCAACTATATCTGAACTTGAGAAACAGTTGGAAGAAGAACGGAATCAAAGAAGGGAAGATCGAGAAAAAGGTATAGCAGATCTAAGAGCTGCTTTACAAAAAGCTCATCTAGAATCTCAAGAGGAATTAAAGCGGCAGTCTGAGATTGCCTCGAAGCAGGAAAGGGAACTCAAGGAAGTTATAAATAAACTTCAGGTCTGAAACAATCTGTTCTATATGATTATGTTATATATGGACACTATGCGGAAACCTTAAAATAGGTTCAATTTCTCCtctcattttcaggaatctgataaaGAAAGTCGTCTACTTGTTGAAACGTTGAGAACAAAGCTGGTACACTACACCTACACATTCTTTTTCTCTTGAATATATGCAATGTGGCGCATGTGTTTGAGCTTATGCTTCACTGAATGATTTGTCTGCAACAGGAAAACACAAGGGAAAGCTTGGTGATATCTGATAAGAAAGCTCGCCAACTTGAAGCCCAAGTTCAAGAAGAGCAACAGATTTCCTTGAACAACAAAAAAGTTTGCTCTCTCTCACTCTCTCACACCCCATCTCTCTACAACTAACTTTATCTAAAATGATGTAATAACAATTTCTGGTGAAAATTTTGTATGTTGGAGCAGAAGGTGGAAATACtagaaattgaaacaaaaagattgacaCAGGAACTTGAACATGAAAAGGTAGTGATGCATCTATATATGTATGATGTTTTGCTCGTTGTACTATGTATAGATGTATATGATAGATTGATAGCTACTTCTATTCTGAGATCCTTTGTATGATGTTAGCAGGTAGCTCGGGAAGAAGCATGGGCGAAGGTTTCCGAACTTGAACTAGAAATTGCTGCAGCAATTCGGGACCTTGCGACAGAGAAACAGAGATACCAAGGTGCTAGGGAAAGAATAATTCTCAGGTATAGATACGTAGGGGTACATGTTATCTTTAATGTTGGGTGGCAGCTATCAATGATTCTTTATCCAGGAAGTGGTTGTTCATAAGAGAGATAATAAATCTGTTTTGCAGGGAAACACAACTGCGAGCATTTTATTCGACGACTGAGGAAATCTCTTCATTGTTCGCCAAGCAACAGGAACAACTTAAAGCAATGCAGAGAACTCTTGAAGACGAGGATAATTATGAGCATACGTCTATCGATATTGATCTCAATGCAACATTAGGTATCAGAAATGGAATTATAGCCAGAGGGAATCAAGTAACTCACAGAAACGATAGTACAAGGGAAAACACTGCTTCAGCCTCAACTCCAGGGGTTAACAGAATTGAAGTAAATAGCACAACTGATGAAGCAAGTGCAACTGAGAAACATGAATGTGACGCCAAAACCCAAGAAGCGCAAAACACCCAGGACATAGAATACACGAGCGCTGATCGTTCTGTTAACGGCGCCTTTGGTTCCGACATTGATGGCATTGGCACAGTACCTGTACTAGAAGGACACCAAAATGAAACTCAACGTGTTCTTGGAACCGAAAGTCCGGGCGCTGATGGGGATCGGAATTTTGACTTGAACAAGTCAACAACTCAACCTGTGGACACGATGCAGCTTGATGACGAAACACAGCTACAAGAAAATGGAGAACAAATACGAAGGTCTGGCGAAGACAATGGCCGTCATTCACAGTCAACTAACCAAGGCAGAGATCTGAATGCTATGGAAGAGGACACTGAAGAAGCTGGTGGGACAATTAGAACGGCAGATCTTTTGACTTCAGAAGTAGTTGGAAGCTGGGCAAATAGCACAGCCCCCTCAGTTCACGGAGAGAATGAATCCGAAAGGAGCGCAGTTAAGGATAGTGTTGGAAGTGGGGATgaagctgaagaagaagatgtcCAAGCTGCAGGGAGTCAGATTGGCGGCTcagctgctgctgctcctgctgctagaaCTAGTTTGAGCCAGGAGCGTGAGGCTCTAAATGAAATGATCCAAATCGTAGATCCTGAGTTTAAGAAAAACTTCCCTAATGGTGGCGGTGTTGGTTCAGGTCTAGGAAGGGAAAAGGATGATGTAGGATCTGTATCAGATTCAGACACTGAAGACAGCAGTAATCACGATGGTGACACTAATGCAAGAGTTGATCTAGAAGATGGTGGATCCATATCAGATACTCAAGCAGGAAGTGACCAAGACGATGACGATGACGAAGTTGACTCTGTAGGATAAgctaacaacaacaataacaaaggATGTGTAGCCATGTAAATAtgagctagagttcttcttttcGTATGTTCTTTTCTTTCCACATATAATGTATTTATGTGTAAAATGTACACAGTTTGAGTTCTCTCTTCGTGGGTATAAGATGCACAACAATTGAGTCGACTTTTGTAGAAAACTCGACATGTCAAACCATATTGGGCTGGCTGATTTAAGTAAGATTAAATTAACGTCATTTCTTTTTCTCAACTCTTTTTTTCTTGCTTCTAAAGTTCCGAGGATTCTGCTTTTCAGTAAAAAATTTACTCTCGACTTCTTTTTGCTGCTCCAACGCGACGAGTCTTCAACTCTCACTTCATTCTGGGATCAAAAACACAGCTTTCGCAACAAAAAGTCTTCTTTTGAATAATCACAAACCAGAAGGAGCTGCGATTCTTGTTTTGCTTCGGAATTCTTTCTATTCAGATTCTCATTCCTTAGGGTTCCAAAAATCTCATTCCCGCTGCTTCACTTCACCAGGTAACTTCCAATAATCCTCCTGTCTTCTCTGATGTCAATTTCTTACTTTAAAATTTGCTCAATGGGTGTGTTCTATATTCCTTTTTAGTTGCAAGGAAATGCCTGCCGGCTTCAAATTCATGGGAACCCGATCAGGCCGAGGAGAATTCTATCATTCCACCTCAGGTACTCTTGGGTTTTAAGCTTCACTCAATTTTCTATTTTTTGGGTTGATTGCATTTTACAAGGATACTCTTCATTGATgcattttgttacataattgatgatttttttttttttttgatttgttataggaaattaaggaaaatgggtTTGATATTCTGAAGATATTGAAGGGGGCAAACTCTGTCATACCACATGTGGTTTTAGCAAGTACTGTGTTGGCTCTTGTCTATCCACCTTCTTTCACATGGTTTACAACCAGGTTATGATTGTTCATTTCTGTAGTTACATGAATTAGTTGTGAGGTGTTTGATAAAAAGAAATCTAAACAATAAAATGATTTACCAAATACCATACTgaatttcttgttgttttttttcgtCAATTTGATTAATTTCCGAGGCATGTAAGACATGAAGAGTTAAACAAGGTACTTAATTTGATGCATACTGAACTTGAAATTTTAGAAAAAGTGTACTGAGATCTTAGGCATTTGAATGATGTACTTTTCTAAGAAAGATGTGAAATTGATTTGTCGAGTAGCCATGAATATATCTTTGTaacgagaagaaagaaggaaTAAGTATTTTCACTTGGTTTTCATTTCGAGTAAGGTGGTAACTGTCACTCTGTTGTGGCACAAACTTCAGGTACTATGCACCAGCTCTAGGGTTTTTGATGTTTGCCGTTGGTGTAAATACGGATGAAAAGGACTTCATTAAAGCCTTCAAAAAACCAGCAGCTATTCTTGCTGGATATGCTGGCCAGTTTGTCGTAAAGCCTATACTTGGATATCTATTTGGGACTATCGCGGTTACAGCTTTCAGCCTCCCGACTTCCTTAAGTAAGGCAAAGGGATCTAATTTGTACTTTGTGAGTTATAtggtttctcttccaacaacttGTGATGTAAAAGTTGCTCATAAATTTGTGATTTCTGAATCAGGCGCAGGAATTATGTTGGTATCTTGTGTTAGTGGAGCTCAGCTCTCAAGTTATGCAACTTTTCTAACAGACCCTCAAATGGCTCCTCTTAGTATTGTTATGACGTCATTATCCACAGCAACTGCGGTTTTTGTCACTCCAACTTTGTCGCTGTTACTAATTGGAAAGAAGCTACCAGTTGATGTAGTAGGAATGATGTCGAGTATCGTTCAGATTGTAGTTGCACCAATTACTTTAGGCCTTCTTCTTAATAGGTAACTGGCTTCTTTTGTTTTCATTCCCTTTGAAGGAAATTTGAGGTCTTTCACGTGTGCTTTTTTATAGTTTACGGTCCATGAAGTTCGATAGAATTTGGTAATGGTCTTGCATAATTCTTTATTTCGGGGATACAACCACCTTTCACTCTTTCAGTGACTGCAGAGTATTCTTTTACGTAAAACTTCTATTCATGAACTTTTCTTGCGCAATTATGACATTTTTTGTACAATTTCTTTCTGTGGACAGGTTCTTCCCCTGGATTTGTAATTTGATCAGGCCGTTACTGCCTCCGCTATCTGTGTTTGTGACAGCTCTTTGTGTTGGTTCACCACTTGCAATAAACATTGATTCCGTGATGTCTCCATTCGGAGTTACTATTCTTTTGCTCATCACTGGATTTCACCTGTCATCTTTTGTTGCTGGTTACTTCCTCTCTGGCTTGGCTTTCTCTAAGGCACATGATGTAAAACCTGTACAAAGAACAATATCTTATGAGACAGGTTTCATACTTTCCGCTGTATCCTTTATGC
Coding sequences within:
- the LOC113275081 gene encoding myosin-14-like isoform X2; translation: MALEEDQSKSPAVKSTPNEPNKSISPAKKSSSIKEFILSVAGKLSAQPLQNADAGVWGILTAISTNARKRSQGINILLTEDEHRIGRVVEDVRFRIESNAVSACHCKIYRRKNSNEDVEEACSSSVFLKDTSTNGTYLNWEKLSKSSPETLLQNGDIVSFAAAPQHAQAYAFVYREVVNCTPLGEDSATLKRKAEEFGGESKRLKGIGVGAPEGPISLDDVRSLQKSNTDLRKQLESHVLSIEELRNENRVAVARHEQEMKEVKESVSQSFVNDLKDLRKKLEVQQTELTEISILSAERQEAIEDLNERLSSSTQSRTEATEIINSQKATISELEKQLEEERNQRREDREKGIADLRAALQKAHLESQEELKRQSEIASKQERELKEVINKLQESDKESRLLVETLRTKLENTRESLVISDKKARQLEAQVQEEQQISLNNKKKVEILEIETKRLTQELEHEKVAREEAWAKVSELELEIAAAIRDLATEKQRYQGARERIILRETQLRAFYSTTEEISSLFAKQQEQLKAMQRTLEDEDNYEHTSIDIDLNATLGIRNGIIARGNQVTHRNDSTRENTASASTPGVNRIEVNSTTDEASATEKHECDAKTQEAQNTQDIEYTSADRSVNGAFGSDIDGIGTVPVLEGHQNETQRVLGTESPGADGDRNFDLNKSTTQPVDTMQLDDETQLQENGEQIRRSGEDNGRHSQSTNQGRDLNAMEEDTEEAGGTIRTADLLTSEVVGSWANSTAPSVHGENESERSAVKDSVGSGDEAEEEDVQAAGSQIGGSAAAAPAARTSLSQEREALNEMIQIVDPEFKKNFPNGGGVGSGLGREKDDVGSVSDSDTEDSSNHDGDTNARVDLEDGGSISDTQAGSDQDDDDDEVDSVG
- the LOC113275081 gene encoding trichohyalin-like isoform X1, producing MALEEDQSKSPAVKSTPNEPNKSISPAKKSSSIKEFILSVAGKLSAQPLQNADAGVWGILTAISTNARKRSQGINILLTEDEHRIGRVVEDVRFRIESNAVSACHCKIYRRKNSNEDVEEACSSSVFLKDTSTNGTYLNWEKLSKSSPETLLQNGDIVSFAAAPQHAQAYAFVYREVVNCTPLGEDSATLKRKAEEFGGESKRLKGIGVGAPEGPISLDDVRSLQKSNTDLRKQLESHVLSIEELRNENRVAVARHEQEMKEVKESVSQSFVNDLKDLRKKLEVQQTELTEISILSAERQEAIEDLNERLSSSTQSRTEATEIINSQKATISELEKQLEEERNQRREDREKGIADLRAALQKAHLESQEELKRQSEIASKQERELKEVINKLQESDKESRLLVETLRTKLENTRESLVISDKKARQLEAQVQEEQQISLNNKKKVEILEIETKRLTQELEHEKQVAREEAWAKVSELELEIAAAIRDLATEKQRYQGARERIILRETQLRAFYSTTEEISSLFAKQQEQLKAMQRTLEDEDNYEHTSIDIDLNATLGIRNGIIARGNQVTHRNDSTRENTASASTPGVNRIEVNSTTDEASATEKHECDAKTQEAQNTQDIEYTSADRSVNGAFGSDIDGIGTVPVLEGHQNETQRVLGTESPGADGDRNFDLNKSTTQPVDTMQLDDETQLQENGEQIRRSGEDNGRHSQSTNQGRDLNAMEEDTEEAGGTIRTADLLTSEVVGSWANSTAPSVHGENESERSAVKDSVGSGDEAEEEDVQAAGSQIGGSAAAAPAARTSLSQEREALNEMIQIVDPEFKKNFPNGGGVGSGLGREKDDVGSVSDSDTEDSSNHDGDTNARVDLEDGGSISDTQAGSDQDDDDDEVDSVG
- the LOC113275082 gene encoding probable sodium/metabolite cotransporter BASS5, chloroplastic, with the protein product MFAVGVNTDEKDFIKAFKKPAAILAGYAGQFVVKPILGYLFGTIAVTAFSLPTSLSAGIMLVSCVSGAQLSSYATFLTDPQMAPLSIVMTSLSTATAVFVTPTLSLLLIGKKLPVDVVGMMSSIVQIVVAPITLGLLLNRFFPWICNLIRPLLPPLSVFVTALCVGSPLAINIDSVMSPFGVTILLLITGFHLSSFVAGYFLSGLAFSKAHDVKPVQRTISYETGMQSSLLALALANRFFQDPLVAVPPAFSVVIMSLMGFSMVMIWAKRKEVAVR